The Luteimonas sp. YGD11-2 genome has a window encoding:
- the hflX gene encoding ribosome rescue GTPase HflX, whose translation MFERSKKGEHALLVQPHAGGPPDDGALEEFAELARSAGAAVVHVLTARIDKPNPATLIGSGKLDEIKAAADATGADLVLVNHPLSPGQERNLEKFLERRVVDRTGLILDIFAQRARSHEGKLQVELAQLRHMATRLVRGWTHLERQRGGSIGLRGPGETQLETDRRLLQKRVEQLQKRLEKVEVQRTQMRRARVRSELPRVALVGYTNAGKSTLFNALTGADAYAADQLFATLDPTVRRIGLPGGNVVLADTVGFVRDLPHELVAAFRSTLSEAREADLLLHVIDAADPLSAERIAQVDEVLEEIGAGEIPQVLVFNKIDRIEGAQPRHERPENAAADEAVHHERVWISARDGLGLDLLRDALAVRLDLRRIVADIELPASAGRLRARLHALDAVKTETHDENGWQLTIDLARSDLARLAADEGGEPLRGLVEPVESEW comes from the coding sequence GTGTTTGAACGCAGCAAGAAAGGCGAGCACGCGTTGCTGGTGCAGCCGCATGCCGGTGGTCCGCCCGATGACGGCGCGCTGGAGGAGTTCGCCGAGCTCGCCCGCTCCGCCGGCGCGGCCGTGGTGCATGTGCTGACCGCCCGCATCGACAAGCCGAATCCGGCCACGCTGATCGGCAGCGGCAAGCTCGACGAGATCAAGGCCGCCGCGGATGCCACCGGCGCCGACCTGGTGCTGGTCAACCATCCGCTGTCGCCCGGCCAGGAACGCAACCTCGAGAAGTTCCTCGAGCGCCGCGTGGTCGATCGCACCGGGCTGATCCTGGACATCTTCGCCCAGCGCGCCCGCAGCCACGAAGGCAAGCTGCAGGTCGAGCTCGCCCAGCTGCGCCACATGGCCACCCGGCTGGTGCGCGGCTGGACCCACCTGGAGCGCCAGCGCGGTGGTTCGATCGGCCTGCGCGGCCCGGGCGAGACCCAGCTCGAGACCGACCGCCGGCTGCTGCAGAAGCGCGTCGAGCAGCTGCAGAAGCGCCTGGAAAAGGTCGAGGTGCAGCGCACGCAGATGCGCCGCGCCCGCGTGCGCAGCGAGCTGCCGCGCGTGGCCCTGGTGGGCTACACCAACGCCGGCAAGTCGACGCTGTTCAACGCACTCACCGGTGCCGATGCCTACGCCGCCGACCAGCTGTTCGCGACCCTCGACCCCACCGTGCGGCGCATCGGCCTGCCCGGCGGCAACGTGGTACTGGCCGACACCGTCGGCTTCGTGCGCGACCTGCCGCATGAACTGGTGGCCGCGTTCCGCTCCACCCTGAGCGAGGCGCGCGAGGCCGACCTGCTGCTGCACGTCATCGACGCCGCCGATCCGCTCAGCGCCGAACGCATCGCCCAGGTCGACGAGGTGCTCGAGGAGATCGGGGCCGGCGAAATCCCGCAGGTCCTCGTCTTCAACAAGATCGACCGCATCGAGGGGGCGCAGCCGCGCCACGAGCGTCCGGAGAACGCCGCGGCCGACGAGGCGGTGCACCACGAGCGGGTGTGGATCTCCGCGCGCGACGGGCTCGGCCTGGACCTGCTGCGCGATGCGCTGGCGGTGCGCCTGGACCTGCGCCGCATCGTGGCCGACATCGAACTGCCCGCGTCCGCCGGCCGCCTGCGCGCGCGCCTGCATGCGCTCGACGCGGTGAAGACCGAGACCCACGACGAGAACGGCTGGCAGCTGACCATCGACCTCGCGCGCTCGGACCTTGCACGTCTCGCCGCCGACGAGGGTGGCGAGCCGCTGCGCGGGCTGGTGGAACCCGTCGAAAGCGAGTGGTGA
- the hfq gene encoding RNA chaperone Hfq gives MSKGQSLQDPFLNALRRERVPVSIYLVNGIKLQGTIESFDQFVVLLRNTVSQMVYKHAISTVVPARNVRVGPGGGHVQSDGAEGAADEAE, from the coding sequence ATGTCCAAGGGGCAGTCCTTGCAGGACCCTTTCCTGAATGCACTCCGGCGCGAGCGTGTGCCGGTGTCGATCTACCTCGTCAACGGCATCAAGTTGCAGGGCACCATCGAATCGTTCGACCAGTTCGTCGTCCTGCTGCGCAATACCGTCAGCCAGATGGTCTACAAGCACGCCATTTCCACCGTGGTGCCGGCGCGCAATGTGCGCGTGGGGCCGGGTGGTGGCCACGTGCAGTCGGACGGTGCCGAAGGCGCCGCCGACGAGGCCGAATAG
- a CDS encoding Mth938-like domain-containing protein — protein MQLTLENPDFDYFLRGANGSAALVNDRRLERSFIVAPDALVEDWGVASVDALTVADLEAVLALDPEVVLLGSGDRQVFPPAQVLAACLARGIGMDTMTNDAVARTYQVLAGEGRRVVAAFVLSAG, from the coding sequence ATGCAGCTGACCCTCGAAAATCCCGACTTCGACTACTTCCTTCGCGGTGCCAACGGCAGCGCGGCGCTGGTCAACGACCGTCGCCTGGAACGCAGCTTCATCGTCGCGCCGGATGCGCTGGTGGAGGACTGGGGCGTGGCATCGGTGGATGCACTGACCGTGGCCGACCTCGAGGCCGTGCTGGCCCTCGATCCCGAAGTGGTGCTGCTGGGGTCGGGCGACCGCCAGGTGTTTCCGCCGGCCCAGGTGCTGGCCGCGTGCCTGGCGCGCGGAATCGGCATGGACACGATGACCAACGACGCGGTGGCGCGCACCTACCAGGTGCTGGCCGGCGAAGGCCGCCGGGTGGTGGCCGCGTTCGTGCTCTCCGCCGGGTGA
- a CDS encoding peptidoglycan DD-metalloendopeptidase family protein: protein MPRHAIRIIATIAVLALLSACGSSRVVREGGSGPVRPGSSVPRPGQSVTVQRGDTLYRIATSNGVSALDLATWNGIAAPYTIYPGQRLRLYPGGATASRPSPTQGSGTTRPSSGTVATPPPAPVRSNIAWRWPADGQLISRFTEGDPTRQGIGIAGTGGQAVRAAGDGVVVYSGSGLVGYGELIIVKHDDNWLSAYGHNRSRLVNEGERVRVGQQIAEMGRSGAARDMLHFEIRHNGRPVDPLSYLPRR from the coding sequence ATGCCACGCCACGCCATCCGGATCATCGCCACCATCGCGGTGCTCGCCCTGTTGAGCGCGTGCGGCAGCAGCCGGGTGGTGCGCGAAGGCGGCAGCGGCCCGGTGCGGCCGGGGAGCTCGGTGCCGCGTCCCGGGCAGTCGGTGACCGTGCAGCGCGGCGATACCCTGTACCGCATCGCCACCAGCAACGGCGTCAGCGCCCTCGACCTCGCGACCTGGAACGGCATCGCCGCCCCGTACACGATCTATCCCGGCCAACGGCTGCGGCTGTATCCGGGGGGCGCCACCGCATCGCGTCCGTCGCCCACGCAGGGCAGCGGCACCACGCGTCCGTCGTCGGGCACCGTGGCCACGCCACCTCCGGCCCCGGTGCGCAGCAATATCGCCTGGCGCTGGCCGGCCGACGGCCAGCTGATCAGCCGCTTCACCGAGGGCGATCCGACCAGGCAGGGCATTGGCATCGCCGGTACCGGTGGCCAGGCGGTGCGCGCCGCCGGCGACGGCGTGGTGGTGTATTCGGGTTCCGGCCTGGTCGGCTATGGCGAGCTGATCATCGTCAAGCACGACGACAACTGGCTCTCCGCCTATGGCCACAACCGCTCGCGGCTGGTCAATGAGGGCGAGCGCGTGCGCGTCGGGCAGCAGATCGCCGAGATGGGCCGCAGCGGCGCCGCGCGCGACATGCTGCACTTCGAGATCCGCCACAACGGGCGGCCGGTGGATCCGCTGTCGTACCTGCCGCGACGCTGA
- the putP gene encoding sodium/proline symporter PutP: MLRANTPTIVMFLVYLAAMVVIGIAAWRSTRNFDDYILGGRSLGPGVTALSAGASDMSGWLLMGLPGAIFLSGLSESWIAIGLILGAWLNWRYVAGPLRVYTERTGNALTLPDFFTNRFEDHSRILRVFTAVVILVFFAIYCASGVVAGARLFESVFGLGYAEAIWWGASVTVLYTLIGGFLAVSWTDVVQGMLMLFALLLAPVLVFMHTGGFEASIDLIRVQDPLHLDWFRGGQLGLVGIISLLAWALGYFGQPHILVRFMAAQSVETIPSARRIAMGWMLLCLAGSVIVGFLGIAYFQAHPDQAGPVAANPERVFITLVELLFNPWVAGLILAAILAAVMSTLSSQLLVCASVLSEDFYRGFLRKAASQRELVWVGRSAVLLVSMVAIWIARDPDSRVLGLVSYAWAGFGSAFGPVLLLSLFWQRMTRNGAVAGMVAGAVMVIFWKEIMVNRFDAGLYEMIPGFIAGTVAAIVVSLLGPAPGAEVQARHMQVRASLRETGH, from the coding sequence GTGCTCAGAGCCAACACACCCACCATCGTCATGTTCCTCGTGTACCTCGCGGCGATGGTCGTGATCGGGATCGCCGCCTGGCGTTCGACCAGGAACTTCGACGACTACATCCTCGGCGGCCGCAGCCTCGGGCCGGGCGTGACCGCGCTGTCGGCGGGTGCCTCGGACATGAGCGGCTGGCTGCTGATGGGCCTGCCCGGCGCGATCTTTCTCAGCGGACTGTCGGAGTCGTGGATCGCCATCGGCCTGATCCTCGGGGCGTGGCTCAACTGGCGCTACGTGGCGGGGCCGTTGCGCGTGTACACCGAGCGCACCGGCAACGCACTGACCCTGCCGGACTTCTTCACCAACCGCTTCGAGGACCACAGCCGCATCCTGCGCGTGTTCACCGCGGTGGTGATCCTGGTGTTCTTCGCGATCTACTGCGCCTCCGGCGTGGTGGCCGGTGCGCGGCTGTTCGAGAGTGTGTTCGGGCTCGGCTATGCCGAGGCGATCTGGTGGGGGGCGTCGGTCACCGTGCTCTACACCCTGATCGGTGGCTTTCTCGCCGTCAGCTGGACGGATGTGGTGCAGGGCATGCTGATGCTGTTCGCGCTGCTGCTGGCGCCGGTGCTGGTGTTCATGCACACCGGCGGCTTCGAGGCCAGCATCGATCTCATCCGCGTGCAGGATCCGCTGCATCTCGACTGGTTCCGCGGCGGCCAGCTGGGCCTGGTCGGCATCATCTCGCTGCTGGCCTGGGCGCTGGGCTATTTCGGCCAGCCGCACATCCTGGTGCGCTTCATGGCCGCGCAGAGCGTCGAGACGATCCCGTCCGCGCGGCGCATCGCCATGGGCTGGATGCTGCTGTGCCTGGCCGGCTCGGTGATCGTGGGCTTCCTTGGCATCGCCTACTTCCAGGCGCATCCGGATCAGGCCGGCCCGGTGGCCGCGAACCCGGAGCGGGTGTTCATCACCCTGGTGGAACTGCTGTTCAACCCCTGGGTGGCCGGGCTGATCCTCGCCGCGATCCTCGCCGCGGTGATGAGCACGCTGTCGAGCCAGCTGCTGGTCTGCGCCAGCGTGCTGTCGGAGGACTTCTACCGCGGCTTCCTGCGCAAGGCGGCCTCGCAGCGCGAGCTGGTGTGGGTCGGCCGCTCGGCGGTGCTGCTGGTGTCGATGGTGGCGATCTGGATCGCCCGCGACCCCGACAGCCGCGTGCTCGGGCTGGTGTCCTATGCCTGGGCGGGCTTCGGTTCGGCGTTCGGCCCGGTGCTGCTGCTGTCGCTGTTCTGGCAGCGGATGACCCGCAACGGCGCGGTGGCGGGCATGGTCGCGGGTGCGGTCATGGTGATCTTCTGGAAGGAGATCATGGTCAACCGGTTCGACGCCGGCCTGTACGAGATGATCCCGGGCTTCATCGCCGGCACGGTTGCGGCGATCGTGGTCAGCCTGCTTGGTCCGGCGCCGGGGGCCGAGGTGCAGGCCCGACACATGCAGGTGCGCGCGTCGCTGCGCGAAACCGGGCACTGA
- the rlmE gene encoding 23S rRNA (uridine(2552)-2'-O)-methyltransferase RlmE yields MPSRSKSSQRWLKEHFSDPFVKRAQSEGMRSRAAYKLEELVERDRLLKPGMTVVDLGAAPGGWSQWVRQALGDSGRVIALDILEMPPLAGVEFLHGDFREDAVLSALEAMLDGRPVDLVLSDMAPNKSGMDAVDQPRAMHLAELAMTFADDHLRPGGTFLIKLFQGVGFDDYVRDLRRRYDRLAIRKPAASRQRSPEVYALAQGKRAVMK; encoded by the coding sequence ATGCCGTCGCGCAGCAAAAGCAGTCAACGCTGGCTCAAGGAACACTTCTCCGATCCGTTCGTGAAGCGGGCGCAGTCGGAGGGCATGCGCTCGCGCGCGGCCTACAAGCTGGAGGAGCTGGTCGAACGCGACCGCCTGCTCAAGCCGGGGATGACCGTGGTCGACCTCGGCGCCGCACCCGGCGGCTGGTCGCAGTGGGTCCGCCAGGCACTCGGCGACAGCGGCCGGGTCATCGCGCTGGACATCCTGGAGATGCCGCCGCTGGCCGGCGTCGAGTTTCTTCATGGGGATTTCAGGGAGGATGCGGTGTTATCGGCCCTCGAGGCCATGCTCGATGGTCGCCCGGTAGACCTTGTGTTGTCGGACATGGCCCCCAACAAGAGCGGTATGGACGCCGTCGACCAGCCCCGCGCGATGCACCTGGCCGAGCTGGCGATGACATTCGCCGACGACCACCTGCGCCCCGGTGGCACCTTCCTCATCAAGCTGTTCCAGGGCGTGGGTTTCGACGATTACGTCCGCGACCTGCGCCGCCGCTACGACAGGCTCGCCATCCGCAAGCCGGCGGCATCGCGGCAGCGCTCGCCCGAGGTCTACGCGCTCGCGCAGGGAAAGCGCGCGGTGATGAAGTGA
- the ftsH gene encoding ATP-dependent zinc metalloprotease FtsH: MNDLVKNLMLWVIVAVVLMVVFQSFSPRTVGTQEVVYSQFMEEVRRDRVNKVDIAEDERTISFERADGSRGTVIAPRRDEGLMNDLINHGVEIRQAPPSSGPSLLYILINFLPVLLIIGFFLFMMRQMQQGGGKGAMSFGKSRAKLLSEDQTKVTFADVAGCDEAKEEVSELVEFLRDPSRFQRLGGKIPRGVLMVGPPGTGKTLLAKAIAGEAKVPFFSISGSDFVEMFVGVGASRVRDMFEQAKKQAPCIIFIDEIDAVGRHRGAGLGGGHDEREQTLNQLLVEMDGFEGGEGVIVIAATNRPDVLDPALLRPGRFDRQVVVGLPDVKGREQILKVHMRKVPLDEDVDALIVARGTPGFSGADLANLVNEAALFAARENAKEVRMDHFDRARDKILMGAERRSMAMSEEEKTLTAYHEAGHAIVGRLVPEHDPVYKVTIIPRGRALGVTMYLPEGDKYSMNKVAIESQLCSLYGGRVAEELIFGEDKVTTGASNDIERATKMARNMVTKWGLSDELGPIAYGEEDDEVFLGRSVTQHKSVSDDTARRIDEVVRSILDKAYARTTEILTANIDKLHAMSKLLLEYETIDVPQIDAIMEGREPPPPMGWSKSGRGGDDGDGRGGETRPVPPIGGAAEQT; encoded by the coding sequence ATGAACGATCTCGTCAAGAATCTGATGCTCTGGGTGATCGTCGCCGTCGTACTGATGGTGGTGTTCCAGAGTTTCAGCCCGCGCACGGTGGGTACCCAGGAAGTGGTGTACTCGCAGTTCATGGAGGAAGTGCGGCGCGACCGCGTCAACAAGGTCGACATCGCCGAGGACGAGCGCACGATCAGTTTCGAGCGCGCCGACGGCTCGCGCGGCACGGTGATCGCGCCGCGTCGCGACGAAGGCCTGATGAACGACCTGATCAACCACGGGGTCGAGATCCGCCAGGCGCCGCCGTCGAGCGGGCCGTCGCTGCTCTACATCCTGATCAACTTCCTGCCGGTGCTGCTGATCATCGGGTTCTTCCTGTTCATGATGCGGCAGATGCAGCAGGGCGGCGGCAAGGGCGCGATGTCCTTCGGGAAGTCGCGCGCGAAGCTGCTGTCCGAGGACCAGACCAAGGTCACCTTTGCCGACGTCGCCGGTTGCGACGAGGCCAAGGAGGAAGTGTCGGAGCTGGTCGAGTTCCTGCGTGATCCGTCACGCTTCCAGCGCCTCGGCGGCAAGATCCCGCGCGGCGTGCTGATGGTCGGTCCGCCGGGCACCGGCAAGACCCTGCTCGCCAAGGCGATCGCGGGCGAGGCCAAGGTGCCGTTCTTCTCGATCTCCGGTTCCGACTTCGTCGAGATGTTCGTCGGCGTCGGCGCGTCCCGCGTGCGCGACATGTTCGAGCAGGCCAAGAAGCAGGCCCCGTGCATCATCTTCATCGACGAGATCGACGCCGTCGGCCGCCATCGCGGCGCCGGCCTGGGCGGTGGTCATGACGAGCGCGAGCAGACCCTCAACCAGCTGCTGGTGGAGATGGACGGTTTCGAGGGCGGCGAGGGCGTGATCGTGATCGCCGCGACCAACCGCCCCGACGTGCTCGACCCGGCGCTGCTGCGCCCGGGCCGCTTCGATCGCCAGGTCGTGGTGGGCCTGCCCGACGTCAAGGGCCGCGAGCAGATCCTCAAGGTGCACATGCGCAAGGTGCCGCTCGACGAGGACGTCGATGCGCTGATCGTGGCGCGCGGCACGCCTGGCTTCTCCGGAGCCGATCTCGCCAACCTGGTCAACGAGGCGGCGCTGTTCGCCGCGCGCGAGAACGCGAAGGAAGTCCGCATGGACCACTTCGACCGTGCCCGCGACAAGATCCTGATGGGTGCCGAGCGCCGTTCGATGGCGATGAGCGAGGAAGAGAAGACCCTCACCGCCTACCACGAGGCCGGCCACGCCATCGTCGGCCGCCTGGTGCCCGAGCACGACCCGGTCTACAAGGTCACCATCATTCCGCGCGGCCGCGCGCTGGGCGTGACCATGTACCTGCCCGAAGGCGACAAGTACTCGATGAACAAGGTCGCGATCGAGTCGCAGCTGTGCTCGCTGTATGGCGGCCGCGTTGCCGAGGAACTGATCTTCGGCGAGGACAAGGTCACCACCGGCGCCTCCAACGACATCGAGCGCGCCACCAAGATGGCCCGCAACATGGTCACCAAGTGGGGCCTGTCCGACGAACTCGGCCCGATCGCCTATGGCGAGGAGGACGACGAGGTGTTCCTGGGCCGCTCGGTCACCCAGCACAAGAGCGTGTCGGACGACACCGCGCGGCGCATCGACGAGGTGGTGCGTTCGATCCTCGACAAGGCCTACGCCCGCACCACCGAGATCCTCACCGCCAACATCGACAAGCTGCATGCGATGTCGAAGCTGCTGCTCGAGTACGAGACCATCGACGTGCCGCAGATCGACGCGATCATGGAAGGTCGCGAGCCGCCGCCGCCGATGGGCTGGAGCAAGTCCGGCCGCGGTGGTGATGATGGCGATGGCCGTGGTGGCGAGACGCGCCCGGTGCCGCCGATCGGCGGGGCTGCCGAGCAGACCTGA
- the miaA gene encoding tRNA (adenosine(37)-N6)-dimethylallyltransferase MiaA gives MSADDRRPPALAIMGPTASGKTALALELAERHGGEIVSVDSALVYRGLDIGAAKPDAAEQARVPHHMLDLREPWQGYSAAEFATDARRAIDGILARGRLPVLAGGTGLYFRALLDGLSDMPPADPAVRAQLAAEAAVIGWPAMHARLAAVDPDAAARIHATDPQRIQRALEVHRISGRPISAWQRERPTGPGLPCRVQRLVVAPADRSVLHARIALRFDAMLAAGFLDEVQRLRALPQLRAHPAPLDLPALRAVGYRQAWEHLDGLCDAAGFRERAIAATRQLAKRQYTWLRGDPDLAWFDPATDAAALHEAVVRALQR, from the coding sequence ATGTCCGCTGACGACCGCCGCCCACCGGCGCTTGCGATCATGGGCCCGACCGCGTCGGGCAAGACCGCGCTGGCGCTGGAACTGGCCGAGCGCCACGGCGGCGAGATCGTCAGCGTGGATTCCGCGTTGGTCTATCGCGGCCTCGACATCGGCGCGGCAAAGCCCGACGCCGCCGAGCAGGCGCGGGTGCCGCACCACATGCTCGACCTGCGCGAGCCGTGGCAGGGCTACTCCGCGGCCGAGTTCGCCACCGATGCGCGCAGGGCGATCGACGGCATCCTCGCCCGAGGGCGCCTGCCGGTCCTTGCCGGCGGCACCGGGCTGTATTTCCGCGCGCTGCTCGATGGCCTGTCCGACATGCCGCCGGCGGATCCGGCGGTGCGCGCGCAGCTCGCGGCGGAGGCGGCCGTGATCGGCTGGCCGGCCATGCATGCGCGGCTCGCCGCGGTGGATCCCGACGCCGCCGCGCGCATCCATGCCACCGACCCGCAGCGCATCCAGCGCGCCCTCGAAGTCCACCGCATCAGCGGACGGCCGATCAGCGCATGGCAGCGCGAGCGCCCCACGGGGCCGGGCCTGCCGTGCCGCGTGCAACGGCTTGTGGTGGCGCCCGCCGATCGCAGCGTGCTGCACGCGCGTATCGCCCTGCGCTTCGACGCCATGCTCGCGGCCGGCTTCCTCGACGAGGTGCAGCGGCTGCGTGCACTGCCGCAACTGCGCGCGCATCCCGCGCCGCTGGACCTGCCGGCATTGCGCGCGGTCGGTTACCGGCAGGCCTGGGAGCACCTCGACGGGCTCTGCGATGCCGCCGGCTTCCGCGAGCGCGCCATCGCCGCCACCCGCCAGCTCGCCAAACGCCAGTACACCTGGCTGCGTGGCGACCCGGACCTGGCCTGGTTCGACCCGGCCACCGACGCGGCTGCGTTGCACGAAGCGGTGGTGCGCGCCCTGCAACGCTGA
- a CDS encoding protein-L-isoaspartate(D-aspartate) O-methyltransferase: MTPRLRLQPEALGVGMTSQRVRDRLIERLRDDGIADERVLNAIRTVPRHLFVDEALATRAYEDTALPIGHGQTISQPWVVARMTEVLLETAMPQKVLEIGTGSGYQAAILAALGVEVHTVERIGELLRIARKRFRSLGLNVRSKHDDGRIGWAENGPFDGIIVTAAAPALVDALTAQLAPGGVLVAPVGGSGGQTLVRLRRLADDSIERTDLAPVSFVPLLSGVLG, from the coding sequence ATGACCCCGCGCCTGCGCCTGCAGCCGGAAGCACTCGGGGTCGGCATGACCTCGCAACGGGTACGCGACCGCCTGATCGAGCGCCTGCGCGACGATGGCATCGCGGACGAGCGCGTGCTCAACGCGATCCGTACCGTGCCGCGCCACCTGTTCGTCGACGAGGCGCTGGCCACCCGCGCCTACGAGGACACCGCGCTGCCCATCGGCCATGGCCAGACCATCTCGCAGCCGTGGGTGGTCGCGCGCATGACCGAGGTGCTGCTGGAGACCGCGATGCCGCAGAAGGTGCTCGAGATCGGCACGGGCTCCGGCTACCAGGCGGCGATCCTCGCCGCGCTCGGCGTCGAGGTGCACACCGTCGAGCGCATCGGCGAACTGCTGCGCATCGCCCGCAAGCGCTTCCGCTCGCTGGGCCTCAACGTGCGCAGCAAACACGACGACGGGCGCATCGGCTGGGCGGAGAACGGCCCGTTCGACGGCATCATCGTGACCGCCGCCGCGCCCGCGCTGGTCGATGCGCTGACCGCGCAGCTGGCACCCGGCGGCGTGCTGGTCGCGCCGGTGGGCGGCAGTGGCGGGCAGACGCTGGTGCGCCTGCGCCGGCTCGCCGACGACAGCATCGAGCGCACCGACCTCGCACCCGTGAGTTTCGTTCCGCTGCTGTCGGGCGTGCTCGGCTGA
- the folP gene encoding dihydropteroate synthase, which translates to MFDTVAQLDCRGRVLRLDRPQVMGIVNVTPDSFSDGGRHDEVEAAVAHGLKLLEEGADVLDIGGESTRPGSAGVPVEEELRRVLPVIEQLHARTSVPISIDTSKPEVMRAAVAAGAGIINDVYGLRREGALDAAAETGAVVVLMHMLGEPRSMQDAPHYDDVVGDVHRFLAERIFAAEMAGIERRRIVVDPGFGFGKTLEHNLTLLARLEKFLELGVPVLAGLSRKRSIGELTGREVPDARVAGSVAAHLIAAQRGALLLRVHDVAATVDALKVWNAVAAVPMPRGGSPAAPAIRWPDEL; encoded by the coding sequence ATGTTCGACACCGTCGCGCAGCTCGACTGCCGCGGCCGCGTGCTGCGGCTCGATCGCCCGCAGGTGATGGGCATCGTCAACGTCACCCCGGATTCGTTCTCCGATGGTGGCCGCCACGACGAGGTCGAGGCCGCCGTCGCGCACGGGCTTAAGCTGTTGGAGGAGGGTGCGGACGTCCTCGACATCGGCGGCGAGTCGACCCGCCCCGGGTCCGCTGGCGTCCCGGTGGAGGAGGAACTCCGCCGCGTGCTGCCGGTGATCGAGCAGCTGCATGCGCGCACCAGCGTGCCGATCAGCATCGACACCTCGAAGCCGGAGGTCATGCGCGCCGCGGTCGCCGCCGGCGCCGGCATCATCAACGATGTCTACGGCCTGCGCCGCGAGGGCGCGCTCGACGCCGCGGCGGAAACCGGCGCGGTCGTGGTGCTGATGCACATGCTCGGCGAGCCGCGATCGATGCAGGACGCACCGCACTACGACGATGTGGTCGGCGACGTGCACCGCTTCCTTGCCGAGCGCATCTTCGCCGCCGAGATGGCCGGCATCGAGCGCAGGCGCATCGTCGTCGATCCGGGCTTCGGCTTCGGCAAGACCCTCGAGCACAACCTCACGCTGCTGGCGCGGCTGGAGAAGTTCCTCGAGCTGGGCGTTCCGGTGCTGGCGGGGCTGTCGCGCAAGCGCAGCATCGGCGAACTCACCGGCCGCGAGGTGCCCGACGCGCGCGTGGCCGGTTCGGTGGCCGCGCACCTGATCGCCGCGCAGCGTGGTGCGTTGCTGCTGCGCGTGCATGACGTCGCGGCCACCGTCGATGCGCTGAAGGTCTGGAACGCGGTGGCCGCGGTGCCGATGCCGCGCGGTGGGTCGCCGGCAGCACCGGCGATCCGCTGGCCGGACGAGCTCTGA
- the yhbY gene encoding ribosome assembly RNA-binding protein YhbY, which translates to MSIALTASQIRFLRGQAHELRTVLQVGGKGVTDPLLAELDGLLEHHELLKVKVAAADRDERDALVDALVAGSGAALVQRIGNVAILYRPAKDKRRIVLPRA; encoded by the coding sequence ATGAGTATCGCGCTTACCGCCTCCCAGATCCGATTCCTGCGCGGCCAGGCGCACGAACTGCGCACCGTGCTCCAGGTGGGAGGCAAGGGCGTCACCGATCCATTGCTTGCGGAACTCGACGGCCTGCTGGAGCACCACGAACTGCTCAAGGTGAAGGTGGCCGCCGCCGACCGTGACGAGCGCGACGCGCTGGTGGATGCCCTGGTTGCCGGCAGCGGCGCGGCGCTGGTGCAGCGCATCGGCAACGTCGCCATCCTCTACCGCCCGGCCAAGGACAAGCGCCGCATCGTGCTGCCGCGCGCCTGA